A genomic stretch from candidate division WOR-3 bacterium includes:
- a CDS encoding DEAD/DEAH box helicase: MKLSYQRGSVASRYKNEIISFKEIENITKSPEHSAKIQQIWNAILKAEKKEKISALKNTLGWFIPAGICDYGHSDNALQNYTGIVTLDWDGNKENPEIAKKTKEIVEKIVKKIDFHKQNGKFQYVLAVAISPSKCGFKIFIATSNEDKKNHAETARYAAESFIKECRECKIEIDKSIKLDACSKTLSMVHYIPAQIWLYEFAPLDIEYQTTHSKNTQKVHYTPKTFEPPTYQEISELPQSYINAHKRLLENKHGEKIEGYSEYLRYLTAYISLFGKTAGPKLAWQLLSQSEHFNASKFRRLYEQKIKSIQTVKTTGEWLLRLSEKYKTTKYQIPQNMFLADFLKAKNMLNIETLANKAIICPTGCGKTWAIAELAKNNKIVFIAPTRALAAQAAADAKGVVWYGGNKGINILADALRNNFISTTYHSLPDLVTQNHEITERILVIDEVHNIAAAAAPDFMLNTIEKLVACVNLFKNIITLTATPCKNQIEDERNLDILEFEQPKNKIKANAIKVTGKASLTEIACTIAMDAVKNGETVIIYLKNKSKKLRKTKAILEKNKINATFLNADTKETEDFTLLINEGKIKNSCVVATSVIKEGVSIRNVERVRYILVGGCGLIEFKQLIARVRGNAEITADILYKKSNDQKSQEKTTDYLAFMRNVTNDFIAKLNAATACTSDAQILKNIAPTCAHFSTAKNAWQINETLLYYSAFQKESIFYTQNIKALSEATQDLAEWNFSEKNQDKIKDEKIEEIETKIEEKEQNEYIEGLKQCISDRAILRMRFKGGGFALAARIVSVISLALGGATCVAREIAIGLLKEVGNISKAKTLARQIRFWQAMWCGIETAAKDAINHLAALEGTQSLPEVISVCKEIFSTRLKIELDDAQAKKLIKTIFDVEYTHGGKRQTVRLRGAWRKLEGFKAEIIACADEELQFEQELAVLLRA, translated from the coding sequence ATGAAACTTTCATATCAACGCGGCTCAGTGGCATCAAGATATAAAAACGAAATCATTTCTTTCAAAGAAATCGAAAATATCACCAAAAGCCCTGAACACAGTGCAAAGATACAACAAATTTGGAATGCAATACTAAAAGCAGAAAAAAAAGAAAAAATTTCTGCGTTAAAAAATACCCTCGGTTGGTTTATACCAGCAGGCATATGTGATTACGGCCACTCAGACAACGCATTGCAGAACTACACCGGAATAGTAACACTTGATTGGGACGGAAATAAAGAAAATCCAGAAATCGCTAAAAAAACAAAAGAAATAGTCGAAAAAATCGTAAAAAAAATAGATTTTCATAAACAAAACGGAAAATTTCAATATGTTTTAGCCGTCGCAATAAGCCCATCTAAATGCGGCTTCAAAATTTTTATAGCAACTTCTAACGAAGACAAAAAAAATCACGCTGAAACAGCAAGATACGCAGCAGAAAGTTTTATCAAAGAATGCAGAGAATGCAAAATCGAGATTGACAAAAGCATCAAATTAGATGCGTGCTCAAAAACTTTATCAATGGTGCATTACATACCAGCCCAAATTTGGCTGTATGAATTTGCGCCATTAGATATCGAATATCAAACAACACACTCCAAAAATACCCAAAAAGTACATTATACACCCAAAACATTCGAGCCACCAACATACCAAGAAATATCAGAACTACCACAATCTTACATAAACGCCCACAAAAGATTGCTAGAAAACAAACACGGAGAAAAAATAGAAGGATATTCAGAATACCTTAGATACTTAACAGCGTATATTTCACTGTTCGGAAAAACAGCAGGGCCAAAATTAGCTTGGCAACTACTAAGCCAATCAGAACACTTTAATGCCTCTAAATTTCGGAGACTATACGAACAAAAAATTAAATCAATACAAACAGTAAAAACCACAGGTGAATGGCTTTTGCGCCTTTCAGAAAAATATAAAACCACAAAATACCAAATACCACAAAACATGTTTTTGGCTGACTTTTTAAAAGCCAAAAACATGCTAAACATCGAAACTTTAGCCAATAAGGCAATAATTTGCCCAACCGGATGCGGCAAAACATGGGCAATCGCTGAACTTGCGAAAAATAACAAAATCGTCTTCATCGCTCCAACAAGAGCACTAGCAGCACAAGCCGCCGCCGATGCAAAAGGCGTAGTCTGGTACGGCGGTAACAAAGGAATAAATATTCTGGCAGACGCGCTAAGAAACAACTTTATATCTACTACATACCATTCATTACCAGACTTAGTAACACAAAACCACGAAATAACAGAAAGAATTCTTGTAATAGACGAAGTGCACAACATAGCGGCGGCAGCAGCACCAGACTTCATGCTAAATACAATCGAAAAATTAGTTGCATGTGTTAACCTTTTCAAAAATATAATTACGCTCACAGCAACACCATGCAAAAATCAAATCGAAGACGAAAGAAACCTCGATATATTAGAATTTGAGCAGCCAAAAAACAAAATAAAAGCCAACGCCATCAAAGTAACAGGCAAAGCATCGCTTACTGAGATAGCTTGCACCATCGCAATGGATGCCGTCAAAAACGGCGAAACAGTCATTATCTACCTCAAAAACAAATCCAAAAAATTACGGAAAACAAAAGCAATCCTAGAAAAGAACAAAATAAACGCAACATTCCTAAACGCAGACACCAAAGAAACAGAAGATTTCACTTTACTAATAAACGAAGGCAAAATAAAAAACAGCTGCGTCGTCGCTACATCAGTAATCAAAGAAGGCGTTTCAATCAGAAACGTAGAAAGAGTTCGCTACATCCTGGTCGGCGGATGCGGGCTCATCGAATTCAAACAACTAATCGCAAGAGTACGCGGAAACGCAGAAATCACCGCAGATATCCTCTATAAAAAAAGCAACGACCAGAAAAGCCAGGAAAAAACAACGGATTACCTGGCATTCATGCGCAATGTAACAAACGACTTCATAGCCAAACTAAACGCCGCAACCGCATGCACTTCCGACGCGCAAATCCTAAAAAACATCGCACCAACATGCGCACACTTTAGCACAGCTAAAAACGCATGGCAAATAAATGAAACGTTACTATATTATTCAGCATTCCAAAAAGAAAGCATTTTCTACACTCAAAATATAAAAGCACTATCAGAAGCTACGCAGGACTTGGCTGAATGGAATTTCTCAGAAAAAAACCAAGATAAAATAAAAGACGAAAAAATAGAAGAAATCGAAACAAAAATAGAAGAAAAAGAGCAAAACGAATACATCGAAGGGCTCAAACAATGCATATCCGACCGCGCGATACTTAGGATGCGCTTCAAAGGTGGCGGTTTTGCATTAGCCGCACGCATCGTAAGCGTCATAAGCCTAGCGCTCGGTGGCGCAACATGTGTAGCGAGGGAAATCGCTATAGGGTTGCTTAAGGAAGTTGGCAATATCTCTAAAGCAAAAACACTCGCCAGACAAATAAGATTTTGGCAAGCAATGTGGTGCGGAATAGAAACCGCCGCGAAAGACGCAATAAACCACCTTGCCGCATTAGAGGGAACGCAATCACTTCCTGAAGTTATTAGTGTGTGCAAAGAAATTTTTTCGACCAGACTAAAAATTGAATTAGACGACGCTCAAGCCAAAAAACTAATAAAAACCATATTCGATGTGGAGTACACGCACGGCGGAAAAAGACAAACAGTCCGACTTCGCGGAGCATGGAGAAAGTTAGAAGGTTTCAAGGCCGAGATAATAGCGTGTGCCGATGAGGAATTGCAATTCGAGCAGGAATTAGCGGTGTTGTTGAGAGCATAA
- a CDS encoding phage terminase small subunit P27 family produces MRGRPKKFRSPEEAGDVKSPAPLKSKPLRVTLPTPPDILSDAGKEEWYRIVSKLSDEGVLSSADLGLLTIACLAFEAVLQSVETFRKDGLFYVTLDSKGNVKAKLPHPTLQTFFKAADTYRQSALLFGLSTFGRARIGLDINFEDGDEGDISDVKI; encoded by the coding sequence ATGAGGGGGCGTCCTAAAAAATTCCGTTCTCCTGAAGAAGCTGGCGATGTAAAATCGCCAGCGCCTTTGAAATCAAAGCCGCTGCGGGTTACGCTACCTACGCCGCCGGATATTTTGTCAGATGCTGGGAAAGAGGAATGGTATCGCATAGTGTCAAAATTATCTGATGAAGGTGTTTTAAGTAGTGCTGACTTAGGGCTTTTGACTATAGCTTGTCTTGCTTTTGAGGCCGTTCTGCAAAGTGTTGAAACATTTCGCAAGGACGGCCTTTTTTACGTTACTTTGGATAGCAAAGGTAACGTAAAGGCTAAGTTGCCTCATCCGACGTTGCAAACTTTTTTTAAAGCTGCTGATACTTACCGCCAGTCCGCTTTGCTTTTTGGATTGTCAACATTCGGCAGGGCGAGGATTGGGTTGGATATAAATTTTGAAGACGGCGACGAAGGTGATATATCAGATGTGAAAATATGA
- a CDS encoding terminase TerL endonuclease subunit has translation MKKALKYLNAVLKGDVVVCEWIKKVVLRHFSDIERTKDPKYPYLFLESKAEKAIDLFERQRLALGASSGKPFVLMDWQAAIVSLLFGWREKETGLRRFKKVYIKVARGNAKTEFLAGIGNMMFLFEGAQDPQVFWAATKRDQAKIGFMRQRRMLELLVNDYPALKKRVKFTASKILERGGMGFVMALGKDSRTEDGFSPYCALIDEFHAHPSTEMLNVLESGMVKHACPLVCIITTAGFNPDSPCARFEEMCKRVLDGHVDIPFLLPFIYDLDAGDDWRDKNVWIKANPSLGHTLTIEALNVEFMKALSEGVVKQEDFKRKNLNVWISSYSSWLPDDVFWASAKPFDENELIGRVCFGGLDLSRSRDLTALVLLFPPINDEKEFKVITRFWCPRENARFREKNDGIPYLQWAEEGWIRLTEGDVIDTDFIYNEIFELYNKFKIHSIAFDRWRAIQMVTKLNDEIGPVPHTQTGNFMEPFSQTTTHFHVPMTELEKVVLSGQLNHGKNPVLRWMSRNVSLYVDGNGNMKIDRKKSSDKVDGMVALSMAFGQYITYAGLAKDYYSPDVDVFVL, from the coding sequence ATGAAAAAGGCATTAAAATATTTGAATGCCGTCCTGAAGGGCGATGTCGTTGTCTGTGAATGGATAAAAAAAGTAGTATTACGACATTTTTCAGATATAGAGAGAACAAAAGACCCTAAATACCCATATTTATTTTTGGAAAGCAAGGCTGAAAAAGCTATTGATTTGTTTGAGCGCCAGCGTCTTGCTTTGGGTGCTTCGTCAGGCAAGCCGTTCGTTTTAATGGATTGGCAGGCGGCTATAGTATCTTTGTTGTTCGGATGGCGTGAAAAAGAAACAGGTCTTCGTAGGTTTAAAAAGGTTTACATAAAAGTAGCTCGAGGTAATGCAAAAACCGAATTTCTTGCTGGGATTGGGAACATGATGTTCCTTTTTGAGGGTGCCCAAGACCCGCAGGTTTTTTGGGCTGCTACGAAGCGCGACCAAGCTAAAATTGGTTTTATGCGCCAAAGGCGCATGCTGGAGCTGCTAGTGAACGATTATCCGGCCCTAAAAAAGCGCGTTAAGTTCACTGCATCAAAAATACTTGAGCGAGGAGGTATGGGTTTCGTGATGGCATTAGGTAAGGACAGCAGAACGGAGGACGGTTTTTCACCCTATTGCGCCTTGATAGATGAGTTTCATGCGCATCCTTCGACTGAGATGCTTAATGTGTTAGAAAGCGGCATGGTAAAACACGCTTGCCCGCTGGTTTGCATTATTACAACGGCTGGTTTTAACCCAGACAGCCCTTGCGCGCGATTTGAAGAAATGTGCAAGCGGGTATTAGATGGGCATGTTGATATTCCTTTTTTGCTTCCTTTCATCTATGATTTAGATGCCGGCGACGATTGGAGGGATAAAAATGTGTGGATAAAAGCTAATCCGTCTTTAGGGCATACTCTTACCATTGAAGCGCTTAATGTTGAGTTTATGAAAGCATTATCTGAGGGAGTTGTAAAGCAGGAGGATTTTAAGCGCAAAAATTTAAACGTTTGGATTAGTTCTTATTCGTCTTGGCTTCCAGACGATGTTTTTTGGGCAAGCGCTAAGCCATTTGATGAAAATGAACTTATTGGTCGTGTGTGTTTCGGCGGTCTTGATTTAAGCCGTTCGCGTGATTTGACTGCTCTAGTGCTTCTATTCCCGCCTATAAATGATGAAAAGGAGTTTAAGGTGATAACCCGTTTTTGGTGTCCGCGCGAAAATGCACGATTCAGGGAAAAGAATGATGGAATACCTTATTTGCAATGGGCGGAAGAGGGGTGGATTAGATTAACTGAAGGAGATGTAATTGATACTGATTTTATTTACAATGAGATTTTTGAATTGTATAATAAGTTTAAAATTCACTCTATAGCCTTCGACCGCTGGCGTGCGATACAGATGGTTACTAAATTAAATGACGAAATAGGTCCAGTTCCGCATACTCAAACTGGTAATTTTATGGAACCTTTTAGTCAGACTACGACGCATTTTCATGTTCCAATGACAGAGCTTGAAAAGGTCGTTTTGTCTGGGCAGTTAAATCACGGCAAAAATCCTGTTTTAAGATGGATGAGCAGGAATGTGTCTTTGTATGTTGACGGTAACGGCAATATGAAGATTGATAGGAAAAAAAGTTCTGATAAAGTGGATGGTATGGTGGCATTGAGTATGGCGTTTGGTCAATATATTACGTATGCTGGATTAGCAAAAGACTATTATTCGCCGGATGTAGATGTTTTTGTGTTATGA
- a CDS encoding phage portal protein produces the protein MRINGVVGNLFSKLFARKEERQQPGFPFLFSPFAQIAQTGFSVSPETLLTIPAVYACVNLISGTIASMPLYCYKKNKDGNVEIADNIETDIISNSVHPNYTPFSWRRATLFHVLITGNSYSLINRDANGNLKNLQLLAPHKVVPFLYNGDVKYEVYISNDGISEKRQIFSAYDILHFCGLSEDGIVGKSPITALRESAGLYLSNIQYTASVHKNGGRLRGYLKHPDKLTAEQVQAIRENFVRAYDGGFPLLENGVTFEKVALTPADLDFINTARLTIEEIARLYSVPLHMVGIMTQATFSNMEQQSLDFLRNTLLPWIKMIEAELNKKLLTPIQRRHLFFRHNFDGILRADYETRMKGYQIAIQNGIMSPDEVRALENMNPIPNDAGNVYFMPVNTVVLGQQPAKPNAVNPEIVNSAESEQ, from the coding sequence ATGCGAATAAATGGTGTTGTCGGCAATTTGTTTTCTAAGTTGTTTGCTCGAAAAGAAGAGCGGCAACAGCCTGGCTTCCCATTTTTATTTTCTCCTTTCGCGCAAATAGCACAAACTGGTTTCAGTGTATCTCCAGAGACACTTTTGACTATACCAGCTGTTTATGCTTGCGTAAACTTAATAAGTGGCACAATCGCTTCAATGCCCCTATATTGTTACAAAAAAAATAAAGATGGCAATGTAGAGATAGCTGACAATATAGAAACGGACATCATATCAAATTCCGTCCATCCTAATTATACGCCTTTTTCTTGGCGTCGCGCCACGCTTTTCCATGTGTTAATTACTGGCAACAGCTATTCTTTAATTAATCGCGACGCAAACGGGAACTTAAAAAATCTTCAATTACTTGCACCTCATAAAGTGGTGCCTTTTTTGTATAATGGAGATGTAAAGTATGAGGTGTATATCTCAAACGATGGTATAAGTGAAAAAAGGCAAATTTTTTCGGCATACGATATTTTGCATTTTTGCGGATTAAGTGAGGATGGCATAGTTGGCAAATCTCCCATTACTGCCCTCCGTGAAAGTGCTGGTTTGTATTTGTCAAATATTCAATACACAGCATCAGTACATAAAAATGGCGGTCGGCTGCGGGGGTATTTAAAACATCCTGATAAATTGACTGCAGAGCAGGTTCAGGCTATTCGTGAAAACTTTGTCCGCGCTTACGATGGCGGTTTTCCTTTACTTGAAAATGGTGTTACTTTTGAAAAGGTCGCTTTGACGCCTGCTGACTTAGATTTTATCAATACCGCAAGATTGACAATTGAAGAAATCGCTCGCTTGTATTCTGTTCCTTTACACATGGTTGGAATAATGACGCAAGCTACTTTTTCAAATATGGAGCAGCAGAGTTTAGATTTTCTTCGCAACACGTTGCTCCCATGGATTAAAATGATTGAGGCGGAGTTAAACAAAAAACTTTTGACGCCTATTCAAAGGAGACATTTGTTTTTTAGGCATAATTTTGATGGCATATTGAGGGCTGACTACGAGACACGAATGAAGGGATACCAAATTGCTATTCAAAATGGAATAATGAGCCCAGACGAAGTCCGAGCCTTGGAAAATATGAACCCTATTCCCAATGATGCAGGTAATGTATATTTCATGCCGGTAAATACAGTTGTGCTTGGCCAACAGCCTGCTAAACCCAATGCTGTAAATCCTGAAATTGTAAATTCTGCTGAAAGTGAGCAATAG
- a CDS encoding HK97 family phage prohead protease, producing the protein MSNRVIEYRAFSSALTKNAEAKKIGGYAALYSVRSSYIGFYEVIEPGAFDNAISKSDIRCLFNHDPNLILGRTGAGTLAVSVDNKGLYYEVVLPDTSVGENVYNAVSRGDVTQSSFGFIVGKDRWYEEIVDGKKAILRSIITIEELFDVSPVTYPAYHETSVNTRAAEINKFIIHSENHLETDRLRIRKDYLKKIQRYV; encoded by the coding sequence GTGAGCAATAGAGTAATTGAATATAGGGCATTTAGTAGTGCGTTAACCAAAAACGCCGAAGCAAAAAAAATAGGCGGATATGCGGCGTTATATTCTGTTAGAAGCAGCTATATTGGTTTTTATGAGGTTATTGAACCCGGCGCATTTGATAATGCTATTTCAAAAAGCGATATAAGATGTTTGTTTAATCATGACCCTAATTTGATTTTAGGTCGTACTGGAGCTGGTACATTGGCAGTAAGCGTTGATAACAAAGGTCTTTATTATGAGGTGGTTTTGCCTGATACTTCAGTGGGTGAAAACGTTTATAATGCAGTTAGTAGAGGCGATGTAACGCAAAGCTCTTTTGGGTTTATTGTCGGTAAAGACAGGTGGTATGAGGAAATTGTAGATGGTAAAAAAGCTATTTTGCGTTCTATAATTACTATTGAAGAATTGTTTGACGTTTCTCCAGTTACTTATCCTGCTTATCATGAGACTTCAGTTAATACGAGAGCTGCTGAAATAAATAAATTTATTATACACAGTGAAAATCATTTAGAAACAGACCGGTTACGAATACGTAAAGATTACTTAAAAAAAATACAACGCTATGTTTAA
- a CDS encoding phage major capsid protein, whose protein sequence is MTDTVISLRQQRAKILEDMREALSANNVEAFDALSKKEDEIASLIQRHEHVERLANEQAAKWVEENSRGGKNLSHGEQMDFWRALRTHLLYGDNALTPEMRAVLTGSEVRTISTTPSTAGGYLIAPDFMAEIVMRMKDYTPMFSVCRIVSTNTGTDMPVPTFDGTSLLASIVAESGAIGITTLQFNQVIFKAYKYAAMLRTTWEMLQDSAFDLQTFMRDVLAEMFGRKLAVDFTSGNGTSEPQGFITGATTGHTLPVNNAITRQDILSLIHSLDPAYRRSPSCALMLSDSLLRSIKALQIGSNDASPLWQPSMRDGEPDRIDGIPYYVNQAMDGLGAADKTVMAIGDWSRFAIRSVKEMTYQPLNELYAANGQVAIVAHARFDSRVLDNQAIKLLKTPV, encoded by the coding sequence ATGACTGATACTGTTATTTCTCTGCGCCAGCAACGTGCTAAAATTTTAGAAGATATGCGCGAAGCTTTGAGTGCTAACAATGTCGAAGCTTTTGACGCTCTTTCTAAAAAAGAAGATGAAATTGCAAGCTTAATTCAGCGGCATGAGCATGTTGAAAGGTTGGCAAATGAACAAGCTGCTAAATGGGTTGAAGAAAATTCGCGTGGCGGAAAGAATTTGTCGCATGGAGAGCAAATGGACTTTTGGCGCGCATTAAGGACGCATTTGTTATATGGAGATAATGCTTTGACGCCAGAAATGCGTGCAGTCCTTACAGGCTCTGAAGTGCGCACCATCTCTACCACTCCCTCTACTGCCGGCGGTTATTTGATAGCGCCTGATTTTATGGCAGAGATTGTGATGCGAATGAAAGATTACACGCCGATGTTTTCTGTATGCCGCATAGTTAGCACCAATACAGGTACCGACATGCCAGTCCCAACTTTTGATGGCACTTCGCTTTTAGCTTCTATCGTAGCCGAAAGCGGCGCCATCGGGATTACTACACTGCAGTTTAACCAGGTTATTTTTAAAGCGTATAAATACGCTGCTATGTTGCGCACGACTTGGGAGATGTTGCAAGACAGTGCTTTTGACTTGCAAACCTTTATGCGCGATGTTCTTGCGGAAATGTTTGGGCGTAAGTTAGCGGTTGATTTTACAAGTGGGAACGGCACTTCAGAACCTCAAGGATTCATTACTGGCGCAACTACTGGGCATACACTACCTGTTAACAATGCTATCACGCGCCAAGATATTTTAAGTTTGATACATTCTTTAGACCCTGCATACCGCCGTTCTCCGAGCTGTGCTTTAATGTTATCAGACAGCTTATTGCGTAGCATAAAAGCGTTGCAAATAGGTTCTAATGACGCGAGCCCGCTATGGCAACCTTCTATGCGCGACGGAGAACCGGACCGCATTGATGGTATTCCATATTATGTAAATCAAGCAATGGACGGTCTTGGTGCGGCTGATAAAACTGTTATGGCTATTGGTGATTGGAGCCGTTTCGCAATTCGTTCTGTTAAAGAAATGACTTATCAGCCTCTTAATGAATTATATGCCGCGAATGGGCAGGTAGCGATTGTTGCTCATGCTCGTTTTGACAGTCGTGTGTTAGACAATCAAGCAATTAAACTTTTAAAAACGCCGGTATAA